A genomic region of Armatimonadota bacterium contains the following coding sequences:
- a CDS encoding M28 family peptidase translates to MKRIVGLTILLAVLTPVFAQPVEKMPPTHGLTRFQSDASHSFIKEQVNFGPRVPGTASHQACREFLKRELAKHCDRVYEQEFTVLNPVDNVSTRLYNIVGVINPSAEKSTLIGAHYDTQAFAIGDSSEENRKKPVPGANDGASGPALIIEMARSLKSAVPKNGFVFVLFDGTHGPVGRLNGAKRFAENLPTPKPQWGIIVDMVADETLQIFREEHSETFAKELNDRLISKAHEMEYKKYFFDQVQHKVEAEHVPLNQAGIKTIYVADRDYPAWQTLRDAPGAVTARSLQTVGDVLFNILYEER, encoded by the coding sequence ATGAAGCGAATAGTTGGGTTAACGATTCTATTAGCGGTCTTGACGCCGGTCTTCGCACAACCCGTCGAAAAAATGCCTCCGACTCACGGTCTCACGCGCTTTCAGAGCGATGCTTCGCATTCCTTTATCAAGGAGCAAGTCAACTTTGGGCCGCGAGTGCCCGGTACGGCGTCGCATCAAGCATGTCGAGAGTTTCTCAAGCGCGAACTTGCCAAGCATTGCGATCGCGTCTACGAGCAAGAGTTCACGGTTCTGAATCCCGTCGACAATGTCAGTACGCGGCTTTACAACATCGTAGGCGTTATCAATCCCAGCGCAGAGAAATCCACGCTGATTGGCGCCCATTACGATACGCAAGCGTTTGCAATCGGAGACAGCAGCGAAGAGAACCGCAAGAAGCCGGTGCCTGGGGCGAACGATGGCGCATCGGGGCCGGCGCTGATCATCGAGATGGCTCGCTCGCTCAAGAGCGCCGTGCCGAAAAACGGCTTTGTCTTCGTCCTTTTTGACGGCACGCACGGACCGGTCGGTCGATTGAACGGGGCCAAGCGCTTCGCCGAGAACCTACCGACGCCTAAGCCGCAGTGGGGCATTATTGTCGACATGGTGGCAGACGAGACGCTACAGATCTTTCGAGAAGAGCATTCAGAGACCTTTGCGAAGGAGTTGAACGACCGACTGATCAGCAAAGCGCACGAGATGGAGTACAAGAAGTACTTCTTCGATCAAGTTCAGCACAAGGTCGAGGCCGAACACGTGCCCCTCAATCAAGCAGGAATCAAGACGATCTATGTGGCCGATCGCGATTATCCGGCATGGCAGACGTTGCGAGATGCTCCAGGAGCGGTAACCGCGCGCAGTTTGCAAACCGTCGGCGACGTGCTTTTCAACATTTTGTATGAAGAGCGCTAA
- the trmB gene encoding tRNA (guanosine(46)-N7)-methyltransferase TrmB yields MKARYLSLKPLIVWRPQSTDWAQIFGRSAPVHLEIGFGHGENLVKQAATHPQIDFVGIEMDWECVARALRRVAQTGLSNVRVCLGDARSILTYRFDSSSLDAIVSLFPCPWPKERHAKHRLFDAPFLKLMQNRLKNGREATIVTDSEEYADWIMEQAVACTIQASVKTTSAGYDTKYERKWLSEGARHFYKITIPSAQTEAVRREIALQGHTIHRFDPARFTPIDQTGSIAVLFKETLYDPAREKAMIRTVVIEDDVQQHVWIEIVRRDDGWRIRPSQGTGFMPTVGMQRALDLLKEAAERQF; encoded by the coding sequence ATGAAGGCGCGCTATCTTTCGCTCAAACCCCTGATTGTCTGGAGGCCGCAATCCACCGATTGGGCGCAAATCTTTGGACGGTCGGCGCCAGTCCATCTTGAGATAGGATTCGGCCATGGCGAGAACCTCGTCAAACAGGCCGCGACACATCCGCAGATCGATTTTGTCGGCATCGAGATGGACTGGGAATGCGTTGCTCGCGCTCTCCGTCGAGTTGCTCAAACGGGTCTTTCTAACGTTCGAGTTTGCCTTGGCGACGCGCGTTCGATATTGACCTATCGATTTGATTCGTCCTCTCTCGATGCAATCGTATCGCTCTTTCCTTGTCCCTGGCCTAAGGAAAGACACGCAAAACATCGCCTCTTCGATGCTCCGTTTCTCAAGCTGATGCAAAACCGGCTAAAGAATGGCCGCGAGGCCACGATCGTAACGGACAGCGAGGAGTATGCCGATTGGATCATGGAGCAAGCCGTTGCTTGCACGATTCAAGCCAGCGTAAAGACGACATCCGCAGGGTACGATACCAAGTACGAGCGCAAGTGGTTGAGCGAAGGCGCCCGCCATTTCTACAAAATCACGATTCCTTCCGCCCAAACGGAAGCCGTTCGAAGGGAGATTGCGTTGCAGGGCCATACGATACATCGTTTCGATCCGGCAAGATTTACACCTATCGACCAAACAGGGTCGATAGCCGTCCTGTTCAAAGAGACGCTCTACGATCCTGCGCGCGAAAAAGCCATGATCCGCACGGTGGTCATCGAGGACGACGTTCAACAGCACGTTTGGATCGAGATTGTCAGGCGCGACGACGGCTGGCGCATTCGGCCCAGCCAAGGCACTGGCTTCATGCCCACGGTCGGGATGCAGCGAGCGCTCGACTTGCTGAAGGAGGCCGCGGAGCGTCAGTTCTGA
- a CDS encoding FAD-binding protein yields MDRLASLRSDLAEIVGEDGVLTHSAGLLAYDCDALTVERALPAAVVLPKTTEQVAELVRFANQARMPYVPRGAGTGLSGGSLAPNGGLIIATTRMTQIIEIDARSRRIHAQAGAVNVDLSKAAKPHSLHYAPDPSSQGACTIGGNVGENSGGPHTLKYGVTVNHVTGVKMVLPDGEIVQIGGWEDEAIGLDLLGVIVGHEGTFGVVTEVFARLTPLPQSVRTFLAIFDTLEQATETVTQIIGAGLVPAALELMDRLALEAVEAAFKYGFPLDAEAALLIEVDGLEAGIERQASLVKGICERSGAREVRQAADELDRARLWAARKKAIGALGRLAPSCITQDGVIPRAKLPKALKAAAAIAQKHDLRLANVFHAGDGNLHPVLLFDDSDPDQVRRVLAAGDEILEMCLAEGGSLTGEHGIGVEKRNLMDRMFAKEDLEAMRVVKDAFNPDDRCNPDKMFPDSRFCYEAKRKPRKAAYGL; encoded by the coding sequence TTGGATCGCCTAGCATCGCTGAGAAGCGATCTCGCAGAGATCGTTGGCGAGGACGGCGTACTAACGCACAGCGCCGGATTGTTGGCATACGACTGCGACGCTTTGACGGTCGAGAGAGCGCTTCCGGCCGCGGTGGTTTTGCCTAAGACGACGGAGCAAGTCGCCGAACTGGTGAGATTCGCCAATCAAGCGCGAATGCCGTATGTTCCAAGAGGGGCGGGCACTGGGCTGTCGGGCGGCAGTCTGGCTCCGAACGGCGGCCTGATCATTGCGACGACCCGCATGACTCAAATTATTGAGATCGATGCTCGAAGCCGTCGCATCCATGCGCAGGCAGGCGCGGTCAACGTCGATCTATCAAAAGCCGCCAAGCCGCACTCGCTCCACTATGCGCCGGATCCGTCCTCCCAAGGCGCCTGCACCATAGGCGGCAACGTCGGCGAGAACTCCGGCGGGCCGCACACGCTCAAGTACGGTGTTACGGTCAATCACGTAACCGGTGTTAAGATGGTCTTGCCGGACGGAGAGATTGTCCAGATTGGCGGATGGGAGGACGAGGCGATCGGGCTGGACTTGCTGGGAGTCATCGTTGGACACGAAGGGACGTTCGGGGTCGTTACGGAGGTCTTTGCCCGGCTGACGCCATTGCCCCAAAGCGTGCGAACGTTTTTGGCCATTTTCGACACGTTGGAACAGGCAACGGAGACGGTTACGCAAATTATTGGCGCGGGTTTGGTGCCAGCCGCGCTAGAACTGATGGATCGGCTTGCTTTGGAGGCGGTCGAGGCGGCTTTCAAGTACGGATTCCCTTTGGACGCCGAAGCTGCGCTCTTGATCGAAGTGGACGGTTTGGAGGCTGGCATCGAAAGGCAGGCTTCGTTGGTTAAGGGCATTTGCGAACGAAGCGGCGCGCGAGAAGTCCGACAGGCAGCGGACGAGTTGGACCGAGCGAGATTGTGGGCTGCCAGGAAGAAGGCGATCGGAGCGCTCGGTCGGCTCGCGCCGTCGTGCATCACCCAAGACGGCGTCATTCCACGAGCAAAGTTGCCCAAGGCTCTAAAGGCAGCGGCTGCCATTGCGCAGAAGCACGACTTAAGGCTCGCGAACGTCTTTCATGCAGGGGACGGCAACCTTCATCCGGTGTTGCTCTTTGACGATTCGGACCCGGATCAAGTTAGGCGCGTCTTGGCCGCCGGGGACGAGATACTGGAAATGTGCCTGGCCGAGGGCGGCAGTCTGACGGGCGAACACGGAATCGGGGTCGAGAAGCGGAACCTGATGGATCGAATGTTTGCCAAAGAGGATCTGGAGGCGATGAGAGTGGTGAAAGACGCTTTCAATCCGGACGACCGGTGCAATCCCGACAAGATGTTCCCCGATTCGCGCTTCTGCTACGAAGCGAAGCGCAAACCTCGCAAAGCGGCGTATGGCCTCTAA